The DNA segment CAGTAACAGTGGCTGATGATTTGATTTCCACTGGATGCTTCCCTCCCCTTCAAGGGGAGGGTCAGGGTGGGGATGGGGTAGCATGAAGACATGAAAGGCCAGGCTCACCGTTCCATTGACGACAGAGAGTTTCGGCGCGACCTGAGAAAGAATGCAACCGACGCCGAAAGACGTCTGTGGCAACGCTTGCGGGGCGGCCAACTCGCTGGCGTCAAGTTCCGCCGGCAACATCCATTCGATGGCTATGTGCTCGATTTTGTGAGTCTTGAAAAGCGCCTGATCGTTGAGCTCGATGGTGGCCAGCACCTGGATAGTGCGCGGGATCGCGTTCGGGATTGTCGGCTGATGTCAGCGGGATTTCGTGTATTGCGCTTCTGGAACAACGATGTTCTGGAGCAAACCGATGCCGTCGTTGAAGCCATTTGGCGGAAATTGGGCGAATCGGACCCATCCCCACCCCTGCCCTCCCCTTGAAGGGGAGGGGGTTGGAGCGTCGACCACTTTCGTTTGGCAACCAGGACAGGCCGATAAATAGAGAGGATGCCCAATCCCGCGTAAAATGCGCGCCTCCTCCTTGCAACATTTTTCCCACCATGAGCGTCAGTTCCACTACCGATATCATTGCCGACATCCGCGCCGGGCGCATGGTCATCCTTGTCGATGACGAAGATCGCGAAAACGAAGGCGATCTGGTGCTGGCGGCCGAGCATGTCACGCCGGAAGCGATCAACTTCATGGCCAAATACGGCCGCGGTCTGATCTGTCTGACGCTGACGCAGGAACGCTGCCGCCAGTTGAACCTGCCGCCGATGGTGAGCGATAACCAGTCGCAGCATCGCACCGCCTTCACAGTCTCCATCGAGGCGGCGGAAGGCGTAACCACCGGCATCTCGGCCCACGACCGCTCGCGCACCGTCCGGGCTGCCGTGGCGCGCGACGCCAAGCCCAGCGATCTGGTGCAGCCAGGCCACATTTTCCCGCTCGAAGCGCAGAAAGGTGGCGTGCTGGTGCGCGCCGGTCACACTGAAGCCGGCTGCGATCTGGCCCAACTGGCACGCCTCACGCCGGCCGCCGTGATTTGCGAAATCCTCAAGGATGACGGCACCATGGCGCGCCTGCCCGACCTGCTCGAATTCGCGCGCGAGCACCAGCTCAAGGTCGGCACCATCCGCGACCTGATTCACTATCGCGCCAATTATGACAAGCTGGTCGAATGCGTCGCGGAAAAGGAAGTCAGCACCGCGCACGGCCAGTTTCATTTGCGCGCCTATGTGGACAAGACCAACGGCCAGGTGCATGTGGCGCTGTCGCAAGGTGCCATCAGCGCCGAGACTGAGACGCCGGTGCGCGTCCATGAGCAGATGTCGATTCTCGATTTTGTCGATTATCCGGGACGGCATCCCAGTTTCAGCATTGATCGCGCGCTCAAAACCATTGCCCGGCGCGGCCTCGGTGTACTGGTGCTGCTGCACAGCCCGCAAATGGGGCAGGATATGCTTGCCGCACTCGACGCTCCCGATGGCAAACGTCCAGCGCTCGCCTGGGATCCGCGTAATCACGGCATCGGCGCACAGATCCTGCGCGACCTTGGCGTCAGCAAGATGCTGCTCATGTCGTCGCAGCGCAGAATGCCGAGCATGAGCGGTTTCGGCCTGGAAGTCTGCGGCTACATTTCGCCCGACGAAGCAAAGGATTGATATGAAACGCCCATCAAACTCGCAGAGGGCCAGCAGGAGGACGGACATGGCACGCGACAGGCAAATTCCCGAAATCGAACCCAGTCTCGCCGCCACGGGCATGCGCATCGGCCTCGTCATGAGCCGTTTCAACGAAGACATCGGCGAGGGCCTGCTCTCGGGCTGTTGCGCCGAACTGCTGCGCCTTGGCGTCGCCACCGACAACATCCGGCTGGTCACTGTGCCCGGTGCGCTGGAGATTCCACTCGCCCTGCAAACCATGGCGCAGAGCGGCAAGTACGACGCACTGGTGGCGCTGGGCTGCGTGATCCGCGGTGAAACCTATCACTTCGAGATCGTCTCCAACGAGTCCGCACGCGGCATTACCGATGTGCAACTGGCGACCGGCGTGCCGATAGCCAATGCCGTGCTAACCACTGAGAACGACGACCAGGCCCTGGCGCGCATGGCGGAAAAAGGCGCCGAGGCGGCGCAAGCCGCAGTCGAAATGGCGAATCTCCAGAGGGAGATTCGCCGGTGACACAAATGACGGCACTCCCTCCCAACCTCCCTCGCCACGCGAGGGAGGTGACTAACGAATCGCTTCGCGAAAAAGGACGGTGACATGGCGGCCGTGAAATCGCCACGCCATCGGGCGCGCGAATTTGTCGTGCAAGGGCTTTATCAATGGCAGGTCGGCGGGCAGGACGTGGCGGCGATCCGGGTACAAGCTGAAAGCGTGGCCGGTTTCGACAAAGCCGACCTTGAGCTCTACCAGACCCTGCTCGACGATGTCATGACTAACGCAAATACCTTGCGCGATCTGTTGCAGCCGCATATATCGCGGCCGTGGGGCGAAATATCGCCGATCGAGCGCTGCATCCTGCTATTGGCCGCCTGCGAACTGAAAGAGCGGATCGAGACGCCGTATCGCGTGGTTATCAACGAAGCCATCGAACTAGCCAAGACCTTCGGCGGCACCGACGGACACAAGTTCGTGAACGGGGTGCTCGACAAACTGGCGCCGGCGTTGCGGTCCGCGGAAGCAGCGCCGCGCTAGACGCAAGGCAGTCTCATGCCCGCCGAGACACCTTCCGAGTTTGATTTGATAGAGCGCTACTTCAAGCGCACTGCGCCCAGTGCGCTGCTCGGCGTCGGCGACGACGCCGCCATCATCGAACCCGCAACCGGCATGCAGTTGCTGATGTCCACAGACATGCTGGTGGCCGGCACGCATTTCCTGCCCGATGCCGAGCCCGAAGCGTTGGGCTGGAAAACCCTGGCCGTGAATGTCTCCGACCTCGCCGCGATGGGCGCCACGCCGCGCTGGACGCTGCTGGCGCTGGCGCTGCCCAAGGTTGCCAATGAGGCCGACGAGGCATGGATCGCTGCCTTTGCGCGTGGCTTTTTCGCCTGCGCCGACGCCTTCGGCATCGAACTGATCGGCGGCGATACTACGCGCGGGCCGCTGAATTTCTGCGTCACCATCCTCGGCGAAGCGCCTGCCGGACAGGCGCTGTTGCGTTCCGGCGCCCGCGTAGGCGACGATGTCTGGGTCTCCGGCCAACCCGGCCGCGCGGCGCTCGGGCTGGCGCATTTGCAGGGGCGCTGCGTTCTCGACGATGCGGCCAGGAACGAATGTCTCGCCGCTCTGCATCGCCCCCAACCGCGGATAGCGCTTGGCCTCGCCTTGCGCAATGTCGCTTCGGCCGCAATCGACGTTTCGGATGGATTGCTGGCCGATCTCGGCCATATCCTCGACGCCTCGCATGTCTCGGCGGAAATTCAGTTGGATCGTCTGCCGACATTGCTCGCCGACGGTCGGGTACCCGAGGATCTGGTGCGCGATTGCATACTGGCCGGGGGCGATGACTATGAATTGGCATTTACTGCTGCGGCCGGGTTTCGGCCCCGCATCGAATCGCTTGCCAGCTCTCTCCAGTTAGCGCTTACTCGCATAGGATCGATTGCACAGAAGGGCACAGATAAACTTCGCCTGATCGACAGCCACGGACAAAAGGTGGCGGTCGGCCGCCTTGGCTATGACCATTTTCTTGGGCACAAATGAAAAAATCCATCCCGCCGCCGCTGAAATTCCTGTTTGCCCACCCCGCGCATTTCATCGCCTGCGGCTGCGGCAGCGGCCTGTCGCCGTTTGCCTCGGGCACTGCCGGCACTCTGTTCGCCTGGATCACCTTTCCGCTGTTCGTTTTGTTGTTGCCCAGCGCCGCGATCATTTTCGAGGCCCTCGCTGTGTTGTTCATCCTCGGCATCATCGTCTGCAATATCACCGGGCGTCACCTCGGCGTCGTCGATCACGGCGCCATTGTCTGGGACGAGATCGTGCCGTTCTGGACCGTGCTGATGTTTGTGCCCGCGGGGTTTTCATTGTCTGCCCTTGAATGGCAATTGCTGGCTTTTCTGACTTTTCGCTTTTTCGACATCATCAAGCCGTTTCCGGCCAACTGGTTCGACAAACAGGTCAAGAATGGCTTGGGCGTGATGATGGACGATGTTGTCGCCGCAGGTTATACGGTGCTGGTGCTGTTGCTGGCCCAACAACTGTGGGGTCGTATTTGATGCAACTTGATGCGTTGTCACGGCAAGTCGGTAAAACGCTGCAAAAGGCAAACCTTACGCTGGCGACAGCCGAGTCCTGCACCGGCGGCTGGGTCGCGGAAGTAGTGACGCGAACGGCCGGCAGTTCGGGCTGGTTCGAGTGCGGCTTCGTCACTTATTCGAATGCGGCGAAAACACGCTTGCTCAATGTCGCCGCGGCAACGCTGACAGCGCATGGCGCAGTGAGCGAAGCCACTGCCGCCGCAATGGTACTGGGCGTCTTGGCGCACAGCACCGCCGGCGTCGCGCTCAGCGTGACCGGCATTGCCGGGCCTGACGGCGGCAGCGTGGATAAGCCGGTCGGCACAGTCTGTTTCGGCTGGTGCCGCAGGAATGGAACACCGCAAACGGCTACCCGCCACTTTGCCGGCGATCGCACGAGTGTCCGTCGCCTGGCAGTGCTGTTTGCGCTCGAAGGCCTGCTGCGCCAGCTTGAACAGGTGTAACCCGGATTCGTCCGCTGGCTCATGTAGCGAGCCACTCCCTTATGTAACCTTGGCTAGGCAACATCTGTGCCATAATTTCACCAACCTTCAGGAAGGATTCCACATGGACGACAACAAGAGCAAGGCGCTGCAGGCGGCGCTGGCCCAGATCGAAAAGCAGTTCGGCAAGGGTTCGATCATGAAAATGGGCCAGGCACAGATCGATAACGACCTGCAAGTAGTGTCTACCGGCTCGCTCGGTCTTGATATTGCGCTCGGCGTCGGCGGTTTGCCGCGCGGTCGCGTGGTCGAAATCTATGGCCCGGAATCGTCGGGCAAAACCACGCTTTGCCTGCAAGTCGTGGCCGAGATACAAAAGGCGGGCGGCACCGCCGCTTATATCGACGCCGAAAACGCGCTCGATCCGGTGTACGCCGGCAAGCTTGGCGTCAACGTCGGCGATCTGCTGATATCGCAACCCGATACCGGCGAAGAGGGCTTGGAAATTACCGACATGCTGGTGCGCTCCGGCGGGGTTGACCTGATTGTGGTGGACTCGGTCGCGGCGCTTACTCCGAAGGCGGAAATTGAAGGCGAAATGGGTGGCCAGTTGCCCGGCTTGCAAGCGCGCCTGATGAGCCAGGCACTGCGCAAGCTGACCTCCAATATCAAGCGCACCAACACGCTGGTGATTTTCATTAACCAGATCCGCATGAAAATCGGCGTCATGTTCGGCAACCCGGAAACCACCACTGGCGGCAATGCGTTGAAGTTCTACGCTACGATCCGCCTCGATATCCGCCGTACCGGTTCGATCAAGAAGGGTGACGAAATCATCGGCAACGAAACCCGTGTCAAGGTGGTCAAGAACAAGGTGGCACCGCCGTTCCGCGAAGCGCACTTTGATATTCTCTATGGCGAGGGAATATCGCGCACGGGCGAGGTCGTCGAGCTTGGCGTCGAACACAAGTTCGTCGAGAAATCCGGCGCCTGGTATGCCTACAACGGCGAAAAAATCGGGCAGGGCAAGGACAACGCGCGCGAGTATCTCAACGATCATCCGGAAATCGCCGCCGAGATCGAGAACAGGATTCGCGCCGCTGTCGGCGTCACCGCCCTGGCAGCCGCGCCCGTTACTGAATGAAGGAACTGCGCCAGCAGGCGATCCGCCTGCTCGCCCGACGCGAACACACCCATGCAGAGTTGCGCAAAAAACTTGAAGGCGAAGGCACGACCGCCGAAATCGACGCCGTGCTCGCCGATCTCGCCGGTTGCGGCTTGCTCTCGGATGAGCGTGCAACGGCCAGCTATCTGCGTGGCCACGGCGCACGCTTTGGTGCTGCCCGGCTCAAACAGACGCTGCGCGCCAAAGGTGTTGACGCCGACACCATCGCCGCAGGTTTGGAAAACGCGGAACTTCCGGGCGAACTCGAACGCGCCCGCGCCATCTGGCAGCGCAAGTTCCGCACTGCGCCGCGGGATCCGCACGAATGGGCGCGCCAGGTGCGGTTTCTGCAATCGCGCGGATTTTCCGTCGATGTCATACGCCGCTTGTTGAAGGGGCAGGATCCAGAGTGACCATGGAAGAAGCAAGCACGACGGCAGAAAAACCGGCAGCACGCTTGAGTGCCCACAATCTGCACAAAAAATATAAATCGCATCCGGTGGTCAAGGACGTGTCCTTCGATGTCAACGGCGGCGAAGTGGTCGGTCTGCTCGGCCCCAACGGCGCCGGCAAGACCACCTGCTTCTACATGATCGTCGGCCTGGTGGCGTCGGATGGCGGCGCCATTCATATAGATGATGCGGTATTGACGCATATGCCGATCCACCAGCGTGCCCGGCTTGGCCTGTCCTACCTGCCGCAGGAAAACTCGGTGTTCCGCCGCCTCACGGTGAGCGACAACATCCGCGCCATCCTGGAGTTGCAGAACCTCGACGAGCAGGAAGTCGAAGGTCGGCTCGATGGATTGCTGCAGGAATTGCACATCAGCCACATCAAGGACAACCGGGCAGCCTCACTGTCGGGCGGCGAGCGGCGCCGTGTTGAAATCGCCCGCGCCCTGGCCACCGAACCACGCTTCATCCTGCTCGATGAACCCTTTGCCGGCGTGGACCCGATTGCCGTGCTCGATATCCAGAAAATCATCGGCTTCCTGCGCAACCGAGGCATCGGCGTACTGATCACGGACCATAACGTGCGCGAAACGCTGGGGATTTGCGATCGCGCCACGATCATCAATGCCGGTGAAGTGCTTGCTTCTGGTCATCCCGAAGAAATCGTCCATAATGAAAACGTAAGAAAGGTGTATCTGGGCGAGCATTTCCGCATGTAGTGCTCCCCCCGCCAGGTTATGAAACAGACGCTACAACTCAGACTTTCCCAACACCTGGCCCTGACGCCGCAGCTGCAGCAGTCGATTCGGTTGCTGCAGTTGTCTACTTTGGATCTCAATCAGGAAATCGAACAATTCCTGATAGCCAACCCGTTGCTTGAGCGTGACGAGCCCAATACCGACGGCGCCGCCTTCGTGCCGGCACAAGAGGCAATGCCCTCGCTGCAATCGAGCGAACAGCCTCCCGCCGAAAGTTCCAACAATGGCGCCGATGACGGCGAGGACACGCCTTGGAGCAATGAAAGCTTTTCCGGCGGCTCGCCGCGCGATGCCAACGACGAGGACAACGATTTCGCCGAGACGCAGACGGCAGTGTCCAGCCTGCGCGATCATCTTCTGGCGCAGTTGGGCATGACGCAACTGTCTGATCGTGACCGCGGTTTCGTGCACTTCATCGTCGAGGCACTCGATGAGGATGGCTATCTGGCGCAGCCGCTGGAAGATCTGGTGGCGGTATTGCCGGAGGGCTTTTGCGAGTCCGAGGAGGAAGCCCTCGAGGAATTGCGGATTGCCCTGCGTCATGTCCAGAGTCTTGATCCTTCTGGCGTCGGTGCGCGCAGCCCGCGCGAATGCCTGGAATTGCAATTGCATAACCTCGATACTGACGATGAAACCAGGCCGCTGCGCGAACTGTCGCTGGCCATTGTCAGTCATCATCTCGACCAACTGGCGGCGCGCGATTTCACCCGCATCCGCAAGGCGCTCGGCTGCGGCGATGAAGACCTGCGCGCGGCGCATGCGCTGATTCTTTCGCTCAATCCGCGGCCCGGCGCGCAATATTCGGCCTCCGAGGCGCGCTATGTGACTCCCGATGTCATGGTCAAGAAGCTGCGCGGCAAATGGACCGCCAGCCTCAATCGCGAGGCCATGCCGCGCCTGCGCATCAATCGCATGTATGCCAACATCCTGCAGCGCAATCGTGGCAGCGGGCTGGCGGGGCAATTGCAGGAAGCGAAGTGGCTGATCAAGAACGTGCAGCAGCGCTTCGACACCATCCTGCGCGTGGCGCAGGCCATCGTCGACCGCCAGCGCGCATTTTTCGATCACGGCGAAGTGGCAATGCGCCCGCTCACATTGCGTGAAATCGCCGATGCCCTCAGCTTGCACGAATCGACCATCTCGCGCGTGACGACGCAGAAATACCTGTCCAGCCCGCGCGGAACGTTTGAACTCAAATATTTTTTCGGCAGTCACGTTGCCACCGACAGTGGCGGCGCGGCTTCCAGCACCGCGATCCGGGCGCTGATCAAGCAGTTGGTGAGCGCCGAGGACGGCCACAAGCCGCTCTCGGATGCCCGCATCGCGGAAATCCTCGGCGAGCAGGGAATCGTGGTGGCGCGGCGCACCGTCGCCAAGTACCGCGAGTCCCTGAGTATCCCGCCGGTTAACCTGCGCAAGTCGCTTTAAGGGAGTCATCATGAACATCAATATCACCGGACATCACATCGAAGTCACGCCTGCCATCCGCGACTATGCCACCTCGAAGCTGGATCGCGTCATCCGCCACTTCGATCACGTCATCAGCGTCCACGTCATTCTCTCGGTAGAAAAACTCTTGCAGAAGGCCGAGGTGACGCTGCATGTGAAAGGCAAGGACATCCACGCCTACGACACCGGCGCCGATTTGTATGCGTCGATCGACGCGGTTGCCGACAAACTGGTCCGCCAGGTGGTCAAGCACAAGGAAAAGGTGACCGACCATCCGCACGACAAGCTCGCACCAGAAGCCGGGGAATAAGCCGAATTGTCCGGGGTATACTGCGCCGTTTCTCATGGCCAACGCCTGCCGATGAACCAGATCGCGAAAATCCTGCCTGTCTCAAACATCGTTATCGATCTTGACGTCAGCAGCAAGAAACGCGCGTTTGAGCAGGCCGGATTGCTGTTTGAAAATCAGAACGGCATCGCCCGGGCGACGGTGTTTGAGGCGCTGTTCGCGCGGGAAAAACTTGCTTCAACCGGCCTCGGTCAGGGCATCGCGATTCCGCATGGCCGCATCAAGGGCCTCAAGGAAGCAGTGGGCGCCCTGTTTCGCCTCAAGGCTGCAGTGCCTTTCGATGCTCCCGACGGACTGCCGGTCAACCTGTTGTTCGTCCTGCTGGTGCCGGAAGCCGCCACCGAAAAACACCTGCATTTGCTGTCTGAACTGGCGCAGATGCTCTCCAGCAAGACATTCCGTGATCAACTGGCCGCCGCTCATGACGCAGCGGCCATCAAGGAGCTGATCGACCAATGCGTCGCCAACTGACCATCGCCGAGCTGTTCGATGAACGCCGCGACAAGCTGGCACTGACCCATATCTGCGGCGATCTCAATCGCTCCATCACCCTCGGCCATGAAAGCAGTTCGCCGGCCGATATCGTCGGGCACCTCAACCTGATCCACCCCGACCGCTTGCAGGTGATTGGCGCTCCCGAGTGGGCATGGGCAGAGAAACACCCGACCGAGCGGCTGCGTCGCCCGATCGAGGGGATCATTGCCGCCAATTCACCCGGCATTATCGTCGCCGATGGCAGTCCCCTGCCCGAATCGCTGATCGCAACGTGCAAGGCCGGCAACATGCCATTGTTCTCAACGCCGGTGCAGTCCGCCGTTGTCATTGACTCCTTGCGCAGCTATCTTTCGCGCAAGTTTGCCGAGACCGTCACGCTGCATGGCGTGTTCATGGACGTGCTCGGTATCGGCGTGCTGGTCACCGGAGACTCCGGCGTCGGCAAGAGCGAGCTCGGCCTGGAACTGATTTCGCGCGGCCATGGCCTGGTCGCCGATGATGTCGTGGAAGTGTCGTGCATCAGCCCCGATGCGCTGGAGGGGCGCTGCCCCGAACTGTTGCGCAACTTCATCGAAGTGCGCGGGCTGGGTCTGCTCAACGTGCGCACCGTATTCGGCGAGACGGCCTGCCGGCGCAAAATGCGCCTGCGTCTGATCACCCATTTGCAACGTCCTCTGGCCGGAGTTCCCCAGTCGGCGCGGCTGCCGCTCGACGCGCAGGAAGAAATGATTCTTGGTGTGCCAATTCGCAAAGTGACGATTCCCGTCGCCGCCGGACGCAACCTGGCAGTATTGGTGGAGACGGCGGTGCGTTCGACCATCCTCAAATTGCGCGGCATCGACTGTATGCAGGAATTTCTTGACCGCCAGCAGGAGGCGCTGAATGCAGATCCCGGCGAACTATCCGGAACGTGACAGGAAGCGGTAGAATCGCTCCCGGCATATGCCAATTAATTCTGCAAAGGAGATGCACATGAGCAAACTGATCGGCACGCTGGCAGCGGCGGCATTTGTGTTTGGCCTGCAGGGGCAGGCATTGGCCGCAACCACCCAGCAGAACAAGATGAAAACCTGTAATGCCGAGGCCAAGGAGAAGGCGCTCAAGGGCGATGAGCGCAAGGCCTTCATGAAGGACTGTCTCTCGGCCAAGAAGGAAGGAGCCGCCGCAAAGACAGAAGAACCGGCTGCAAAGGCTGAAGATGCCAAAATAACGCAACAGGACAAGATGAAGAGTTGCAACGCCGAAGCCAAGACCAAGGCGCTCAAGGGCGACGAGCGCAAGGCCTTCATGAAAGAATGTCTCTCCGCCGACAAGAAGTAGTCTTTACCAACCGGTTGCGCTGCAAAGTGCAACCGGTTTGATTGAAAGGAGATGTCCATGACTATTCCCGCAACTGCCACTGCCTTTACCCTGGAAAGCCCAGACCTGCCCGCCGGCAAGCCCATTCCCGAGGACTTTGTCCTGAACGGTTTCGGCTGCACGGGCTGCAATGTTTCGCCGGCACTTGTCTGGAAGAATGCCCCGCCCGAAACGAAGAGCTTTGCCCTGACGGTATACGATCCCGATGCGCCGACCGGCAGCGGCTGGTGGCATTGGCTGGTGATCAATATCCCGGCTGATGCCAAAGAACTTGTGCGGGGGGCGGGCGATCCTTCTTCCGGCAAGGCACCTGCCGGATCGCTGCAAACGCGCACCGACTATGGCATGCCCGGCTGGGGCGGTCCCTGCCCGCCAGAGGGCGACAAACCGCATCGCTACATTTTCACTCTGCATGCATTGAAGACCGACAAGCTCGACCTGCCGCAGGATGCCCCCGGGGCGATGGTCGGCTACAACATCAATGGCAACACCATAGCCAAGGCCAGCTTCACCGCGCGCTACGGTCGCTAGCAGAACGACACGGCGATATCGAAACATACAACAAGCAGCCGTCATTCCGGACGCCGCGTCAGCGGTGAGCCGGAATCCAGCGACTTTCAAGACCCTGGATTCCCGCCTGCGCGGGAATGACAATAGTTTGGTGGCACATTGCTCCGCGCCACTTATTTTTTGACTATTCAACTTCCCCGACATGGATATCGTCAGCATTGTTCACGCATTGATTCTCGGCGTCGTCGAAGGCCTGACCGAGTTCCTGCCTGTCTCCAGTACCGGCCATCTTATCCTGGTCGGCGACCTGCTCCACTTCAATGATGACAAGGGCAAACTGTTCGAGGTCGTCATCCAGTCCGGCGCCATTTTTGCGCTGTGCTGGGAATACCGTGTGCGCATTGCCGCCGTGTTAAGCGGGCTGCCCAGCGACCGTGCGGCACAGCGCTTCACGCTGAACCTCGTCATCGCCTTCCTGCCGCTGGCGATTCTCGGCCTGTTGTTCCAGAAAACCATCAAGACACATCTGTTCCAGCCGCTGCCGGTGGCGCTGGCCTTCATCATCGGTGGTTTCGTCATCCTCTGGGCCGAGCGGCGCCAGCACAGGATTCGTGTCGACAGCGTGGATGAACTGGATGTCATCGACGCCTTCAAGCTTGGCTGCGCGCAGGCCTTCGCCCTGATCCCCGGCACCTCCCGCTCCGGCGCCACCATTATCGGCGGCTTGCTGTTCGGCCTGTCGCGCCGCGCCGCGACCGAGTTCTCCTTCTTTCTCGCGATCCCCACCCTGCTCGCCGCCACCGCCTACGAGCTGTACAAGGAACGCGCCCTGCTCTCCACCGACGATCTGGGCATGTGGGCTACCGGTTTTGTCGCCGCCTTCGTCTCGGCATTCTTTTGTGTGCGCTGGCTGCTGCGCTATATCAGCAGCCACGACTTCACGTTATTCGCCTGGTATCGCATCGCCTTCGGCATTGTCGTCATCGCCACCTGGAAACTCGACATGGTGAACTGGGCGGCGCCTTGATCTATTGCAAATTTCATAAATCAAGGTAAATATGGCAACCGTCATCCCACAGGGATTCCCTTCGGTCATCGCAAGAGCCACTCACCCGTGGCGATCCACCGCTGGATTGCCGCGCCCCTCCGAGGCTCGCAATGACAAACCGGGCAACAAGGACTAGATCAAGACAGTACAACAATTGCATAAATGCAATATGTATTTGCCAATTCAATCCAGATAAACCGATTTGGTGTAGATGCTAAAAATGAGTGTGTCCCTTATTATTGATGGGCTGCCACGTGCGTAGTGGCCAGCGACGAACCTGTCCATTCCCTTCTCGCCATAGTAGGCGTATCGCATTAACCTGATAGCACAACAGCATTGGAGTCATAAGGATGAACCGATATATTGGTGTGTTCTGGCTGCTTGTCGCACTTGGTAGCGGTGCGGTTGCTGCAAGTTCGGATGACCTGGAACAATCGTTTAACCCCTACCGATCGGGCTACCCAAAGTTCCCTGGCCTTGTCGCCGGTACCGTTATCCGCAAGAACAATGTCGAGCAGTTCAAGGAGGCAATTGACCCCGGTCTCTACTTGACCATCAAGAATGGTTGGCAGGAAGTGAAGGTGATGCCGACCACGGCCCTCCCGGTCGATCCAGCGAAGTTGGAAGCAACCCGTAAGAGCATGGGCAAGACCAGCTTGGGACCCAGAAGCGGGGACATCGAAGCTTATGGCGCAGGCCGGCCATTCATTGAGGAGCCAGATATCAAGGATCCCCGTGCCGGAGAAAAGTTAGCCTTGAATTTCAAGTACAGCGCAGGCGTTGGCGAAAACGCCACAATTTTTCCATTCTATTGGCGCTACCGCGACATGAGGACCGGGAACGTGGAGCGCACGGTCAACTTCAGCTTTCATTTTCTCAAATACAAGCACCGCACACGCGACCCGGCGCCAGAAATCACACCAAATCCCGCCAATTTGTTTTTGGGAATTTACGCCAGGGTGTTGGCGCCGCTGGATCTGAAAGATACGCAACTGCTGATTCATCGCTATGACGACGACCACAGGATAGACGACGCCTACATGTACTTCGGTTTTCAGCGGA comes from the Georgfuchsia toluolica genome and includes:
- the hpf gene encoding ribosome hibernation-promoting factor, HPF/YfiA family, with amino-acid sequence MNINITGHHIEVTPAIRDYATSKLDRVIRHFDHVISVHVILSVEKLLQKAEVTLHVKGKDIHAYDTGADLYASIDAVADKLVRQVVKHKEKVTDHPHDKLAPEAGE
- the lptB gene encoding LPS export ABC transporter ATP-binding protein, which gives rise to MEEASTTAEKPAARLSAHNLHKKYKSHPVVKDVSFDVNGGEVVGLLGPNGAGKTTCFYMIVGLVASDGGAIHIDDAVLTHMPIHQRARLGLSYLPQENSVFRRLTVSDNIRAILELQNLDEQEVEGRLDGLLQELHISHIKDNRAASLSGGERRRVEIARALATEPRFILLDEPFAGVDPIAVLDIQKIIGFLRNRGIGVLITDHNVRETLGICDRATIINAGEVLASGHPEEIVHNENVRKVYLGEHFRM
- the ptsN gene encoding PTS IIA-like nitrogen regulatory protein PtsN, with product MNQIAKILPVSNIVIDLDVSSKKRAFEQAGLLFENQNGIARATVFEALFAREKLASTGLGQGIAIPHGRIKGLKEAVGALFRLKAAVPFDAPDGLPVNLLFVLLVPEAATEKHLHLLSELAQMLSSKTFRDQLAAAHDAAAIKELIDQCVAN
- a CDS encoding PsiF family protein, translated to MSKLIGTLAAAAFVFGLQGQALAATTQQNKMKTCNAEAKEKALKGDERKAFMKDCLSAKKEGAAAKTEEPAAKAEDAKITQQDKMKSCNAEAKTKALKGDERKAFMKECLSADKK
- the hprK gene encoding HPr(Ser) kinase/phosphatase yields the protein MRRQLTIAELFDERRDKLALTHICGDLNRSITLGHESSSPADIVGHLNLIHPDRLQVIGAPEWAWAEKHPTERLRRPIEGIIAANSPGIIVADGSPLPESLIATCKAGNMPLFSTPVQSAVVIDSLRSYLSRKFAETVTLHGVFMDVLGIGVLVTGDSGVGKSELGLELISRGHGLVADDVVEVSCISPDALEGRCPELLRNFIEVRGLGLLNVRTVFGETACRRKMRLRLITHLQRPLAGVPQSARLPLDAQEEMILGVPIRKVTIPVAAGRNLAVLVETAVRSTILKLRGIDCMQEFLDRQQEALNADPGELSGT
- a CDS encoding RNA polymerase factor sigma-54, with translation MKQTLQLRLSQHLALTPQLQQSIRLLQLSTLDLNQEIEQFLIANPLLERDEPNTDGAAFVPAQEAMPSLQSSEQPPAESSNNGADDGEDTPWSNESFSGGSPRDANDEDNDFAETQTAVSSLRDHLLAQLGMTQLSDRDRGFVHFIVEALDEDGYLAQPLEDLVAVLPEGFCESEEEALEELRIALRHVQSLDPSGVGARSPRECLELQLHNLDTDDETRPLRELSLAIVSHHLDQLAARDFTRIRKALGCGDEDLRAAHALILSLNPRPGAQYSASEARYVTPDVMVKKLRGKWTASLNREAMPRLRINRMYANILQRNRGSGLAGQLQEAKWLIKNVQQRFDTILRVAQAIVDRQRAFFDHGEVAMRPLTLREIADALSLHESTISRVTTQKYLSSPRGTFELKYFFGSHVATDSGGAASSTAIRALIKQLVSAEDGHKPLSDARIAEILGEQGIVVARRTVAKYRESLSIPPVNLRKSL
- a CDS encoding YbhB/YbcL family Raf kinase inhibitor-like protein yields the protein MTIPATATAFTLESPDLPAGKPIPEDFVLNGFGCTGCNVSPALVWKNAPPETKSFALTVYDPDAPTGSGWWHWLVINIPADAKELVRGAGDPSSGKAPAGSLQTRTDYGMPGWGGPCPPEGDKPHRYIFTLHALKTDKLDLPQDAPGAMVGYNINGNTIAKASFTARYGR
- a CDS encoding undecaprenyl-diphosphate phosphatase, whose product is MDIVSIVHALILGVVEGLTEFLPVSSTGHLILVGDLLHFNDDKGKLFEVVIQSGAIFALCWEYRVRIAAVLSGLPSDRAAQRFTLNLVIAFLPLAILGLLFQKTIKTHLFQPLPVALAFIIGGFVILWAERRQHRIRVDSVDELDVIDAFKLGCAQAFALIPGTSRSGATIIGGLLFGLSRRAATEFSFFLAIPTLLAATAYELYKERALLSTDDLGMWATGFVAAFVSAFFCVRWLLRYISSHDFTLFAWYRIAFGIVVIATWKLDMVNWAAP